From a region of the Oncorhynchus tshawytscha isolate Ot180627B linkage group LG14, Otsh_v2.0, whole genome shotgun sequence genome:
- the LOC112267624 gene encoding olfactory receptor 52E4-like, with amino-acid sequence MDNNMSLPSHILQIQGFEFSQTFMYPIFFSLLFVYLSLLVSNIGVLVVIIKERSLHQPMYILFCNLSVNDLIGNTVLLPRLMADIVSTERFITYSQCVTQAFFSHTFGSASHMILIIMAFDRYVAICYPLRYMSIMTTKTVVTLSVSAWGASLVLVSVLLGLTIRLSRCSSIIQNAYCDNASLFKLSCENVSINNIYGLFFTVLLFTSSMGSIAVTYIRIAVICWTKKSKELNNRALQTCASHLVLYLIMLWSGFLTIILHRFPNYPYLRKLASVLFHVVPAHFNPIIYGLQTKSLRQKIIQILCRKVTHS; translated from the coding sequence ATGGACAACAACATGTCATTACCAAGCCATATCCTTCAAATCCAGGGTTTTGAATTCTCACAGACATTCATGTATCCAATTTTTTTCTCCTTGCTGTTTGTTTATCTCTCCCTCCTTGTGTCTAACATTGGTGTCCTGGTAGTCATCATCAAAGAAAGAAGCTTGCACCAACCAATGTACATCCtcttctgtaacctgtctgtaaatgATCTGATTGGCAACACTGTCTTGTTGCCTCGCCTCATGGCTGACATTGTTTCAACTGAGAGGTTTATCACGTACAGCCAATGTGTTACTCAGGCCTTTTTCAGTCACACGTTTGGATCAGCCTCACATATGATACTGATCATTATGGCCTTTGACAGGTATGTGGCCATATGTTACCCGTTAAGGTACATGTCCATAATGACAACCAAAACTGTAGTTACGCTgtctgtgtctgcttggggggctTCCCTTGTGTTAGTGTCTGTCCTACTGGGTCTCACCATAAGGCTTTCCCGCTGCAGTTCAATCATTCAGAATGCTTATTGTGACAATGCATCATTGTTCAAGCTATCCTGTGAGAACGTTTCAATCAACAACATCTATGGACTCTTTTTCACTGTGCTGCTCTTCACTTCATCAATGGGAAGCATCGCTGTCACTTATATCAGGATTGCTGTGATTTGCTGGACCAAGAAAAGCAAAGAGCTGAACAACAGAGCGTTGCAGACCTGTGCAAGCCACCTGGTACTGTATCTCATTATGCTGTGGAGTGGGTTTCTAACCATCATACTGCATCGCTTTCCAAACTATCCATATTTGAGAAAACTGGCTTCTGTTCTATTTCATGTCGTCCCTGCTCATTTTAATCCAATTATCTACGGCTTGCAAACAAAGTCATTGAGGCAGAAAATTATACAAATACTCTGTCGGAAAGTTACACACTCATAA